The following are encoded together in the Candidatus Omnitrophota bacterium genome:
- a CDS encoding Ni/Fe hydrogenase subunit alpha: MDKKITISPVTRIEGHAKITIQLGEDGQVKDALFHVNEFRGFEKFCEGRVYTEMPSITPRICGICPVSHAVSSAKACEMIMKVQVPYTGTLLRRLIHLGQMISSHALSFFHLSSPDFLLGWDSDPTTRNIVGLAEKFPDIAKRGIRLRKFGQEISERLTGKKVHIMGIIAGGFSYPLEEANRKALLEWIPEALETTKIGIDIFKKYYAQNKKEVESFANFETLHLGTVGPDGELELYDGKLRYVDAHGKMLADQLDPKNYLDFIAERPIAWSYLKYPYYKPAGYPQGFYRVGPLARLNVASKMKTPLAQAEFKNYKDLGRGKPLNGSFYFHYARLIETLGCIEEARDILNDPKILSTEIQAVASRNQSEGVGCSEAPRGTLFHHYKTDDNGVLTKVNLLIATGQNNPAMNRSVLEVAKQYVKGSDVKEGALNRVEAAIRCYDPCLSCSTHAIGAMPLIVEIHDHQGRILNSIKRG, translated from the coding sequence ATGGATAAAAAAATAACCATTAGCCCTGTGACGCGTATTGAGGGCCATGCCAAGATCACGATCCAGCTAGGCGAAGACGGGCAAGTTAAAGATGCGCTTTTTCACGTGAATGAATTTCGCGGATTTGAAAAATTCTGCGAAGGCCGCGTTTATACAGAAATGCCTTCTATCACGCCGCGTATTTGCGGAATTTGTCCCGTGAGCCACGCTGTTTCTAGCGCGAAGGCCTGCGAAATGATCATGAAAGTTCAGGTTCCGTATACAGGAACGCTTTTACGGCGCTTGATCCATCTTGGGCAAATGATCTCTTCGCATGCGCTAAGCTTCTTTCATCTTTCTTCACCGGATTTTCTCTTAGGGTGGGATTCTGACCCCACCACGCGTAACATTGTTGGTTTGGCGGAAAAATTTCCGGATATTGCCAAACGCGGAATCCGTTTGCGCAAATTTGGCCAGGAGATCAGTGAACGGCTGACGGGCAAAAAAGTCCATATTATGGGTATTATCGCCGGAGGATTTTCTTATCCACTGGAAGAAGCTAATCGCAAAGCACTTTTAGAATGGATCCCGGAAGCGCTAGAGACAACTAAGATCGGCATTGATATTTTTAAGAAGTATTACGCGCAAAATAAAAAAGAAGTTGAATCGTTCGCTAATTTTGAAACATTGCACTTGGGAACTGTTGGGCCCGACGGTGAATTGGAATTATACGACGGTAAACTGCGCTATGTGGATGCCCATGGAAAAATGTTAGCCGATCAACTTGATCCCAAAAACTATCTTGATTTTATTGCCGAGCGCCCTATTGCTTGGTCGTATTTAAAGTATCCGTATTATAAACCGGCCGGTTATCCGCAAGGATTTTACCGTGTCGGGCCTTTGGCGCGGCTTAATGTGGCTTCAAAAATGAAAACGCCTTTAGCTCAAGCCGAGTTTAAAAATTACAAAGATTTGGGCCGCGGCAAACCGCTCAATGGTTCTTTTTATTTTCATTACGCGCGGCTCATTGAAACCTTAGGATGTATTGAAGAAGCGCGAGATATTCTTAATGATCCTAAAATCCTTTCGACAGAAATTCAGGCCGTTGCCTCACGCAATCAATCGGAGGGCGTGGGCTGTTCTGAGGCGCCGCGTGGAACATTGTTCCATCATTATAAAACCGATGATAACGGTGTGTTGACCAAGGTCAATCTTTTGATCGCTACGGGTCAGAATAATCCGGCGATGAACCGCTCAGTTTTAGAAGTTGCCAAACAATACGTTAAGGGAAGCGATGTGAAAGAAGGGGCTTTAAACCGGGTTGAGGCGGCTATTCGCTGTTATGATCCGTGCCTTTCTTGCTCGACGCATGCCATCGGCGCTATGCCGCTGATCGTGGAGATCCATGACCATCAAGGAAGAATTTTAAATTCTATCAAACGGGGATAA
- a CDS encoding hydrogenase maturation nickel metallochaperone HypA — protein sequence MHEGVFTEQIVEAILAQVKKDSLGKPKRIKVNVGEVFHLQKDSVLMHYQILTQNTDLCGVDLDLTEETVRVLCNGCQKEGPVEDHHLLMCSYCDSRDVKMISGDRISIESIEV from the coding sequence ATGCATGAAGGTGTTTTTACCGAACAGATCGTGGAGGCTATTCTCGCTCAGGTGAAAAAAGATTCCTTGGGGAAACCCAAAAGAATTAAAGTGAATGTCGGAGAAGTTTTTCATCTTCAGAAAGATTCTGTCTTGATGCATTATCAGATCCTAACGCAAAATACCGATCTTTGCGGTGTCGATCTTGACTTAACCGAAGAGACTGTTCGTGTTTTATGTAATGGTTGTCAAAAAGAAGGCCCGGTCGAAGATCATCATCTTTTGATGTGTTCATACTGCGATTCACGCGACGTTAAAATGATCAGCGGCGATAGGATCTCTATAGAGTCTATTGAGGTTTAG
- a CDS encoding NADP oxidoreductase produces the protein MNKKKIATVWLAGCSGCHMSLLDIDERILDVVKLADIVKSPIVDGKEFPDVDVALVEGSVASDEHLREIKHIRAHSKILISFGDCAVTGNVSALRNFITKEAALNRAYIEAESNDQGLIPDSPEIQKLIDRVYPLHEIVKVDYYIPGCPPSADLIFYVLSELLCDRVPNLEEGRKLKYG, from the coding sequence ATGAACAAGAAAAAAATTGCGACCGTGTGGTTGGCCGGATGCTCCGGATGTCATATGTCTTTGTTGGATATTGATGAACGGATCTTAGATGTCGTGAAATTGGCCGATATTGTCAAAAGCCCTATTGTGGACGGAAAAGAATTTCCGGATGTCGATGTGGCTTTGGTAGAAGGGTCGGTAGCCAGCGACGAACATTTGCGAGAGATCAAGCATATCCGCGCGCACTCTAAGATCCTTATTTCATTCGGTGATTGCGCGGTAACGGGTAATGTGTCGGCGCTAAGGAATTTTATTACTAAGGAAGCGGCTTTAAATCGCGCTTATATTGAGGCGGAAAGTAATGACCAAGGCCTTATCCCTGATTCACCGGAAATTCAAAAGCTCATTGATCGGGTTTATCCTTTGCACGAAATTGTTAAAGTGGATTATTATATCCCGGGATGCCCTCCATCGGCTGATCTTATCTTTTATGTGTTAAGCGAGCTTTTGTGTGACCGGGTTCCCAATTTAGAGGAAGGAAGGAAATTGAAATATGGATAA
- a CDS encoding hydrogenase maturation protease, with protein MICLIGYGNNMRSDDGIGIYVAQKIAAENNPNVKVCVSHQLHIEMLEEAVLYDKVILVDAAAGGEEVVFRKVDAGSKAYVASSHHLSPELFFNLAEKIYRKNINLYACSIKGESFELGNTISPIVYTRAEKSIDLIHSLINKDLVYA; from the coding sequence ATGATCTGTCTCATTGGCTACGGAAATAATATGCGTTCGGATGACGGTATAGGAATTTATGTGGCGCAGAAAATTGCCGCGGAAAATAATCCGAATGTCAAAGTTTGCGTATCTCATCAACTGCACATTGAAATGCTGGAAGAAGCGGTTTTGTATGATAAGGTCATTTTAGTGGATGCGGCGGCTGGCGGAGAAGAAGTTGTCTTTCGAAAAGTGGATGCCGGCTCAAAAGCTTACGTTGCTTCGTCGCATCATTTAAGCCCGGAACTTTTCTTCAATCTGGCTGAAAAAATCTACAGAAAAAATATCAATCTTTACGCGTGTTCGATTAAAGGAGAGTCGTTTGAGCTTGGGAACACGATCTCTCCGATCGTTTACACACGCGCAGAAAAATCCATTGACCTTATCCATTCTTTGATCAATAAGGATCTTGTTTATGCATGA
- a CDS encoding SUMF1/EgtB/PvdO family nonheme iron enzyme: MNKKVIITALLFVMGCFAVHQECAFANNLAVSNVTMSTRDPANDTFILQFDVSWNNSWRNKINHDAIWFFVKVDTGTAPYSHCLMKTSGASPTGFSAGSDTNLAIYVPSDKTGAFLRPSSYRAMGSVSSTSVQLKVDYGASSCNIADTASITPYVYGIEMVYVPQGEFYVGDFATSTSSFKQGSADDDPWYISSEGTLLTTSGASDGYYYVDSTATVGAEFLDGDIFTIPAAFPKGYQAFYCMKYEVTEGQYVDFINSLSPEAAKTRDITDTTGKNSDSVIVRNTITINSAVPTATTTRSDRALNYISWMDLSAYLDWAALRPMTELEYEKVARGPVIPVKGEYAWGTTDIIRAVTISISPEDGTETVTTTDGIGRAYVNQGGRTFSRGDVHLGVEYTRGPLRVGIFATATADRVTAGAGYYGAMELSGNVSEMVVIIGNSWGITYTGGHGDGALTTSTTNQGNANVTGWVLLDPADSARGITGYTGSADRGDGWTAASGTISYRRRYLDNVGMDGIPRKHYIGGRGVRTYN, from the coding sequence ATGAATAAGAAAGTAATTATTACAGCGCTGTTATTCGTGATGGGCTGTTTTGCCGTTCATCAAGAATGCGCTTTTGCCAATAACCTTGCGGTCTCCAACGTGACGATGAGTACGCGTGATCCGGCTAATGACACTTTTATTTTACAATTCGATGTTTCTTGGAACAATTCTTGGCGCAATAAGATAAATCATGATGCCATTTGGTTTTTTGTCAAAGTGGATACCGGCACAGCACCTTATTCCCATTGTTTGATGAAAACTTCCGGTGCTAGTCCCACGGGATTTTCCGCGGGCTCAGATACGAATTTAGCCATTTATGTCCCATCCGATAAAACGGGAGCATTTTTACGCCCGTCATCTTATAGAGCCATGGGTAGTGTTTCCTCAACCAGTGTCCAGCTCAAGGTAGATTATGGTGCCAGCAGCTGCAATATTGCGGATACGGCAAGCATTACGCCTTATGTTTACGGCATTGAAATGGTTTATGTTCCGCAGGGAGAATTTTATGTCGGGGATTTTGCTACAAGTACAAGTAGTTTTAAGCAGGGTTCTGCGGACGACGATCCTTGGTATATTTCCAGCGAAGGAACCTTGCTCACAACCAGCGGAGCATCGGACGGGTATTATTATGTTGACTCGACAGCAACAGTCGGAGCTGAATTTCTTGACGGTGATATCTTTACCATTCCGGCGGCTTTTCCCAAAGGTTATCAAGCCTTTTATTGCATGAAATATGAAGTAACCGAAGGACAATACGTTGATTTTATTAATAGCCTTAGTCCGGAAGCGGCAAAAACTCGGGATATTACGGATACCACAGGAAAGAACTCCGATAGCGTGATTGTGCGCAATACGATCACAATTAATTCGGCAGTTCCGACTGCCACGACCACTCGTTCTGATCGCGCTTTAAACTACATCAGCTGGATGGACTTGTCTGCCTATCTTGATTGGGCGGCCCTTCGCCCTATGACAGAATTAGAATATGAAAAAGTTGCCCGCGGCCCGGTTATTCCTGTTAAGGGAGAGTATGCCTGGGGCACGACGGATATTATTCGCGCTGTTACTATTTCCATTAGCCCCGAAGACGGTACCGAAACTGTAACCACAACCGATGGCATAGGAAGGGCATATGTTAATCAGGGAGGTAGGACTTTTAGCCGAGGAGATGTCCATTTGGGAGTGGAGTATACCCGAGGGCCGCTTCGCGTAGGCATTTTTGCTACGGCAACAGCGGACAGGGTAACAGCAGGAGCCGGTTATTACGGAGCAATGGAGCTTAGCGGTAATGTTTCGGAGATGGTAGTTATTATCGGTAATTCTTGGGGAATTACATATACCGGTGGTCATGGAGATGGCGCCTTAACGACGAGCACAACAAATCAAGGCAATGCGAATGTGACAGGGTGGGTATTATTGGATCCGGCTGATTCTGCTAGAGGCATCACGGGATATACGGGTTCTGCCGATAGAGGCGATGGATGGACTGCTGCCAGTGGAACAATTTCATATCGCCGCCGCTATCTTGACAATGTTGGTATGGATGGGATCCCGCGCAAGCATTACATAGGCGGACGCGGTGTAAGAACATACAATTAA
- a CDS encoding HypC/HybG/HupF family hydrogenase formation chaperone gives MCLAIPGKVMTVEGSEPFLKMGKVNFGGIIKEVSLAYVPDVCIGDYVIVHVGFAISKVDEEEALQVFEYLKKMDELQELEGQSA, from the coding sequence ATGTGTCTAGCTATTCCCGGGAAAGTGATGACTGTCGAAGGCAGTGAGCCTTTTTTAAAAATGGGAAAAGTTAATTTTGGCGGCATTATTAAGGAAGTTTCCTTGGCGTATGTGCCGGATGTTTGTATCGGTGATTATGTGATCGTTCATGTGGGTTTTGCCATTAGTAAAGTGGACGAAGAAGAAGCCTTGCAGGTTTTTGAATACTTAAAAAAGATGGATGAGCTTCAGGAATTAGAAGGACAATCCGCTTAG
- the hoxU gene encoding bidirectional hydrogenase complex protein HoxU → MPVKIPITIDDKPIEIDSGKTILEACRENGIDIPTMCHLEGLKDVGACRMCLIEIEGIPKLLPSCTTKPAPNQKIKTQSEKIKKYRRMTVELLFAERNHVCSICAANNNCELQDLGYKVGMEHVRFPYLFPQCQIDASHEKYIIDHNRCILCTRCVRVCGDIEGAHNWNVMGRGFQSRIISDFNQPWGQSTTCTSCGKCIEVCPTGALLPKGIFQGQLDKTPESIVELARKRKMSL, encoded by the coding sequence ATGCCTGTAAAAATTCCGATCACGATTGACGATAAGCCTATTGAAATTGATTCTGGAAAAACAATTCTGGAGGCATGTCGGGAAAACGGCATCGATATCCCGACGATGTGTCACTTGGAAGGGCTTAAAGATGTGGGGGCTTGCCGGATGTGTTTAATTGAGATCGAAGGCATCCCAAAGCTTTTGCCGTCTTGCACCACAAAACCGGCGCCGAATCAGAAAATAAAAACCCAATCGGAAAAGATCAAGAAATACCGACGGATGACGGTCGAATTGCTTTTTGCCGAACGTAATCACGTTTGTTCTATTTGTGCCGCCAATAATAATTGCGAGCTTCAGGATTTGGGCTACAAAGTCGGAATGGAACATGTGCGTTTTCCGTACCTTTTTCCTCAATGCCAAATTGATGCCTCGCACGAAAAATATATCATTGATCATAACCGCTGTATTTTATGTACGCGCTGTGTGCGTGTTTGCGGCGATATCGAAGGCGCCCATAACTGGAACGTGATGGGGCGCGGATTTCAATCGCGTATTATTTCTGATTTTAATCAGCCCTGGGGCCAATCTACGACGTGTACGTCGTGCGGAAAATGCATTGAGGTTTGCCCGACGGGAGCATTATTGCCCAAAGGAATTTTTCAGGGGCAATTAGATAAAACTCCTGAATCAATCGTTGAACTTGCCAGAAAAAGAAAGATGAGCCTATGA
- a CDS encoding NuoF family protein, translating into MNLEELNNIADSVKKKNDGLKKKVCVCCGAGCISSGSEAVLKNLQEAVKSKNLSNEISVVPSGCMGPCNQGPLVKVVPDQTIYQRITEEDAGIIFDKHVLQNQPVKEKILFSDVRQQAFVNTNDDPFFKKQHKIVLENCGNINPEVIEDYIAVDGYKAIEKALHLSPEAVIVEIKSSRLRGRGGAGFPTGLKWETVHKYVADEKYVICNGDEGDPGAFMDRSVLESDPHRVLEGMIIAGFAIGAQRGFAYIRGEYPLAIKRFDQAIKQARKLGLLGKNILGTEFNFDVEIRIGAGAFVCGEETALIASIEGKRGTPRPRPPYPAEAGLWGKPTLINNVETFANIAPIILRGGAWYGAIGTPKSAGTKVFALAGKINFSGLIEVPMGTSLREIIFDIGGGIPGGKKFKAAQTGGPSGGCIPEQHLDTKVDYESLVSLGSIMGSGGLIIMDETSNMVDVARYFMEFCMDESCGKCVPCRAGTKQMHELLLKFCAKKATDADMALLEELATYVKEASLCGLGASAPNPLLSTLRYFKDEYAAQINKSL; encoded by the coding sequence ATGAATTTAGAAGAACTTAATAATATTGCGGATAGTGTTAAAAAGAAAAATGACGGATTAAAAAAGAAAGTTTGTGTTTGTTGCGGCGCGGGCTGTATTTCCTCGGGAAGCGAGGCGGTTTTAAAGAATTTACAGGAAGCCGTCAAATCAAAGAATTTAAGCAATGAAATCAGCGTTGTTCCGTCGGGATGCATGGGGCCGTGCAATCAAGGGCCTTTGGTCAAAGTGGTTCCCGATCAGACGATCTATCAGAGGATCACCGAAGAAGATGCCGGAATTATTTTTGATAAACATGTTCTGCAAAATCAACCTGTCAAAGAAAAGATCCTTTTTTCGGATGTGCGCCAGCAAGCTTTTGTGAATACCAATGACGACCCGTTCTTTAAAAAGCAGCACAAGATCGTTTTAGAAAATTGCGGCAATATCAACCCGGAAGTCATCGAAGATTATATTGCTGTGGACGGCTATAAAGCTATTGAGAAAGCTTTGCACTTATCACCGGAGGCCGTGATCGTCGAAATAAAATCAAGCCGTTTGCGCGGCCGCGGCGGCGCCGGTTTTCCGACGGGATTAAAGTGGGAAACGGTGCATAAATACGTGGCGGATGAAAAATATGTCATTTGCAACGGTGATGAAGGCGATCCGGGCGCTTTTATGGATCGAAGTGTTTTAGAAAGTGATCCGCATCGTGTTTTGGAAGGGATGATCATTGCCGGATTTGCTATCGGGGCGCAGAGGGGATTTGCCTATATTCGAGGAGAATACCCTTTGGCCATCAAGCGTTTTGATCAAGCCATCAAGCAAGCCCGCAAGTTAGGGCTTTTGGGCAAGAACATTTTGGGGACGGAATTTAATTTTGATGTGGAAATTCGTATTGGCGCGGGGGCTTTTGTTTGCGGCGAAGAAACAGCTCTTATTGCCTCTATCGAAGGAAAACGCGGAACTCCGCGTCCACGCCCGCCGTATCCGGCGGAAGCGGGGCTTTGGGGAAAACCGACGCTCATCAATAATGTGGAAACATTCGCCAATATCGCGCCGATCATTTTACGCGGCGGAGCCTGGTATGGCGCTATCGGAACGCCGAAAAGCGCGGGAACAAAAGTGTTTGCCTTAGCGGGAAAAATTAATTTTTCCGGGCTGATCGAAGTTCCCATGGGGACAAGTTTGCGTGAAATTATCTTTGATATCGGCGGAGGCATTCCCGGCGGAAAAAAATTTAAAGCGGCGCAAACCGGCGGCCCGTCGGGCGGATGTATTCCGGAACAGCATTTGGATACAAAAGTGGATTATGAATCCTTGGTGAGCTTAGGCTCTATTATGGGCTCCGGTGGTCTTATTATTATGGATGAAACATCCAATATGGTGGATGTAGCGCGCTATTTTATGGAATTTTGTATGGACGAGTCTTGCGGAAAGTGTGTTCCGTGCCGCGCGGGAACAAAACAAATGCATGAGCTTTTATTGAAATTTTGCGCCAAAAAGGCAACTGATGCCGATATGGCGCTTTTAGAAGAATTAGCGACGTATGTGAAAGAAGCCAGCCTTTGTGGCTTAGGCGCTTCCGCGCCCAATCCTCTGCTTAGCACATTGCGGTATTTCAAGGACGAATACGCGGCGCAGATCAACAAAAGCTTATAA
- the hypF gene encoding carbamoyltransferase HypF, translated as MSVLPQVLPAQKQGAARLKIIVQGTVQGVGFRPFIFRLAQELKLTGWVKNSLSGAVIEAEGAKENLEHFIIRIKKEKPPQSFIQSLEFSFLDAIGHSSFEIKASDDTGKKTALILPDFATCPDCRDEIFDALSRRYLYPFTNCTHCGPRFTIVETLPYDRKNTSMKGFTMCPDCQREYEDPQNRRFHAQPNACPACGPQLELWNKDGKVLSRKHEAVLAAAQAIRDGKIVALKGLGGFHLIVDARNETAILRLRKLKFRQEKPFALMFPSIKDIEKVCEVSGLERNSLESGEAPIVILRRKKGTPGLSSIAPSVAPKNPCLAVMLPYTPLHHILLKLLSFPIVATSGNLSDEPISTDEHEALGRLGGIADLFLIHDRPIVRHADDSIVKMIAGRPMIFRRARGFAPLPIETNDVLPPAVSVGGHLKNTIAVTAGNNIFISQHIGDLETHQSTQAFEQAIKDFRGLYEVSPSYVACDMHPEYLSTKYAKNLKIPVKSIQHHHAHIVSCMAENEIDGQVLGVAWDGTGFGTDGCIWGGEFLFSSLSDFKRTAYLRYFPLPGGEKAVREPRRSALGILYTMFGEKAFEQKSVAPTRAFKPQELYVISKMLKQSIHSPLTSSVGRLFDAVSSLLDLHHITNFEGQAAMSLEHLTEDVQTKEFYPFHVSSTDPMIIDWEPMILDILKDIKDEISPEIISAKFHNALSEMIVAIARISNEEKVVLSGGCFQNRYLTQCAVARLREEGFKPYWHQRVPCNDGGISLGQMVAASCQINKGV; from the coding sequence ATGAGTGTCCTGCCTCAAGTGCTTCCCGCGCAAAAACAAGGCGCGGCTCGTCTTAAAATTATTGTTCAAGGAACTGTTCAGGGAGTTGGGTTCCGGCCGTTTATTTTCCGCTTGGCTCAAGAGCTGAAATTAACGGGCTGGGTCAAAAATTCTTTGTCGGGCGCGGTTATTGAAGCCGAAGGGGCAAAAGAAAATTTAGAACATTTTATTATCCGCATTAAAAAAGAAAAACCTCCGCAGTCATTTATTCAGAGCTTGGAATTCTCTTTTTTAGACGCAATTGGCCACTCAAGTTTTGAAATAAAGGCAAGTGATGACACAGGGAAAAAGACGGCCTTGATCTTACCGGATTTCGCAACTTGTCCGGATTGCCGTGATGAAATTTTTGACGCCCTTAGCCGGCGTTATTTATATCCGTTTACCAATTGTACGCATTGCGGCCCGCGGTTTACGATCGTTGAAACTCTTCCTTATGACCGCAAAAATACATCGATGAAGGGTTTTACGATGTGCCCGGATTGCCAAAGGGAATATGAAGACCCTCAAAACCGCCGTTTCCACGCGCAGCCCAACGCTTGCCCCGCTTGCGGCCCGCAATTAGAATTATGGAACAAAGATGGGAAAGTTTTATCGCGAAAACACGAAGCTGTCCTTGCGGCGGCGCAGGCTATTCGCGATGGAAAGATCGTCGCGCTTAAAGGATTGGGCGGTTTTCATCTGATAGTGGACGCGCGAAATGAGACGGCTATTTTGCGTTTACGCAAGCTTAAATTCCGCCAAGAAAAACCCTTCGCGCTGATGTTTCCCTCCATAAAAGATATTGAAAAAGTTTGTGAAGTGTCGGGCCTAGAACGGAATTCCTTAGAATCCGGCGAAGCGCCGATCGTTATCTTGCGCAGGAAAAAAGGAACACCAGGTCTTTCTTCGATCGCGCCGTCGGTAGCGCCAAAAAATCCGTGTTTAGCCGTTATGTTGCCATATACGCCGCTTCATCATATTTTACTTAAATTACTTTCTTTTCCGATCGTTGCCACCAGCGGGAATTTATCGGATGAACCGATCTCTACCGATGAACATGAAGCCTTAGGGCGGCTTGGCGGTATTGCGGACCTATTTTTAATTCATGATCGCCCCATTGTCCGCCACGCGGATGATTCTATTGTTAAAATGATCGCCGGAAGGCCGATGATTTTCCGTCGGGCGCGCGGATTCGCGCCGCTTCCCATTGAAACAAATGATGTTTTGCCTCCCGCTGTTTCTGTCGGAGGCCATTTGAAAAACACCATCGCCGTCACTGCCGGAAATAATATTTTTATCAGCCAGCATATTGGCGATCTGGAAACCCATCAATCAACGCAAGCCTTTGAACAAGCCATTAAGGATTTTAGAGGCCTTTACGAGGTAAGTCCCAGCTATGTTGCTTGCGATATGCATCCGGAATATTTATCAACCAAGTACGCCAAGAATTTAAAAATTCCGGTAAAAAGCATTCAGCATCATCACGCGCATATTGTTTCCTGCATGGCGGAAAATGAAATAGATGGACAAGTGTTGGGCGTTGCTTGGGACGGAACCGGTTTTGGCACCGATGGATGTATTTGGGGCGGGGAATTTCTTTTTTCATCTTTGTCGGATTTTAAACGAACGGCATACTTACGCTATTTTCCTCTTCCCGGTGGTGAAAAAGCGGTCAGAGAACCTCGGCGCAGTGCTTTGGGAATTTTGTATACGATGTTCGGTGAAAAAGCTTTTGAGCAGAAAAGCGTTGCTCCTACCCGTGCTTTTAAACCCCAGGAACTTTATGTTATTTCGAAAATGTTAAAACAAAGCATTCATTCGCCTTTGACATCAAGCGTGGGAAGATTATTTGATGCTGTGAGCTCTCTTTTGGATTTGCATCACATAACAAACTTTGAGGGCCAAGCGGCGATGAGCTTGGAACATCTCACCGAAGATGTTCAGACAAAAGAGTTTTATCCTTTTCATGTTTCCTCAACTGATCCTATGATTATTGATTGGGAACCGATGATCTTAGATATTTTAAAAGATATTAAAGACGAAATTTCTCCGGAGATAATTTCTGCAAAATTCCATAATGCGCTCAGTGAAATGATCGTCGCGATCGCTCGAATTTCAAACGAAGAAAAAGTTGTTTTAAGCGGCGGTTGTTTTCAAAATAGATATTTAACGCAGTGCGCTGTTGCGCGCCTTCGTGAAGAGGGTTTTAAGCCGTATTGGCATCAACGTGTTCCGTGCAATGACGGCGGGATTTCTTTAGGGCAGATGGTGGCCGCGTCTTGCCAAATCAATAAAGGGGTGTAA